A section of the Roseivirga sp. BDSF3-8 genome encodes:
- a CDS encoding OmpH family outer membrane protein, with amino-acid sequence MKKLFLLFAICFFGTHYAVSQKFGYVDAAYILEQMPEYQEAKKEINKLSLAWQDEIRNKYKEIEAEYDELQAEEVLLTPELKAERMASIRQMEEEAKKLQDKIFGFEGLFFLKKQELIKPVQDEVFEAVEKVAKNQRLAIVFDKSGELVMIYTDPVHDYTEFVLEELGLVKSTEENE; translated from the coding sequence ATGAAAAAATTATTCCTACTCTTTGCAATATGCTTTTTTGGCACGCATTATGCAGTATCTCAGAAGTTCGGCTACGTTGACGCCGCTTACATTCTGGAGCAGATGCCTGAATATCAGGAAGCCAAGAAAGAGATAAATAAACTATCTTTAGCATGGCAGGATGAAATCAGGAACAAATACAAAGAGATAGAAGCGGAGTATGACGAGCTACAGGCAGAGGAAGTCCTGCTTACGCCTGAGTTAAAAGCTGAGCGTATGGCTTCTATCCGGCAGATGGAGGAAGAAGCTAAAAAGCTACAGGACAAGATCTTTGGTTTTGAAGGATTGTTCTTCCTGAAAAAGCAGGAACTGATCAAGCCTGTTCAGGATGAAGTGTTCGAAGCAGTGGAAAAGGTAGCTAAAAACCAACGCCTTGCCATAGTATTTGATAAAAGTGGTGAACTGGTCATGATATATACCGATCCGGTACACGATTATACAGAATTTGTCCTTGAAGAATTAGGACTGGTAAAGTCCACCGAGGAAAACGAGTAG
- a CDS encoding OmpH family outer membrane protein codes for MKKKLIYVVVALLLAVPAVHAQSAGFKIGYVDVDYVLSQMPEAKTIESELKSYEKQLSTQLQNKIQTFQEKAKDFQENGPGMIPEVRADRQAELQEMQASIQEFQQRAEFAMQQKRGELLEPAYDKIQGAIDAVASAQGYDYILSPNVGGMPLILFAKNKDRDNISDAVLKNLGITPKPAAEGTELGN; via the coding sequence ATGAAAAAAAAGCTGATATACGTAGTAGTTGCGTTATTATTGGCCGTGCCTGCAGTACATGCCCAGTCGGCCGGATTTAAGATCGGATACGTGGATGTGGATTACGTACTGAGTCAGATGCCTGAAGCAAAAACTATTGAATCTGAGCTGAAATCATACGAAAAGCAGCTTAGCACTCAGCTTCAGAATAAAATCCAGACCTTCCAGGAAAAAGCGAAAGACTTTCAGGAGAATGGTCCGGGCATGATTCCCGAAGTACGTGCCGATCGCCAGGCTGAACTACAGGAAATGCAAGCCAGTATCCAGGAATTTCAGCAAAGAGCTGAGTTTGCTATGCAGCAAAAGCGCGGCGAACTCCTTGAGCCTGCATATGACAAAATTCAGGGTGCCATAGACGCAGTAGCCTCTGCCCAGGGATATGACTATATCCTTTCTCCTAATGTTGGAGGTATGCCACTGATCCTTTTCGCAAAGAATAAGGACCGGGACAACATTTCAGACGCTGTACTTAAAAACCTGGGTATTACCCCTAAGCCAGCAGCAGAAGGCACTGAACTTGGAAACTAA
- a CDS encoding LD-carboxypeptidase — translation MHRPTYLKAGDKVRIISTARKVTPEDMDKAASILNEWGLQVVFGNNLFEDNHQFAGTDAQRAADLQAAIDDPHCKAIFCARGGYGSMRIINAVNWSNIISSPKWLIGFSDISVLLFRLYYLGIESIHGIMPGLFSKDKAGDSVDMLRRLLFSGPEPITAPESEFSRHGEASGRLVGGNLSMISIMEGTSFNVPSVSNILFIEDLDEYLYHVDRMMVHLKLSGVLESLAGLVVGQMSGMNDNPIPFGKQAYQIIHEHVKEYQYPVGYNFNIGHDYPNHPVIHGAKCTLKVTSEGNAKLSFD, via the coding sequence ATGCACAGACCAACATACCTTAAAGCGGGAGATAAAGTCAGGATTATATCTACTGCCCGGAAAGTAACCCCGGAAGATATGGACAAAGCTGCCAGTATTCTTAATGAATGGGGGCTGCAGGTCGTATTCGGAAATAACCTGTTTGAAGACAATCATCAGTTTGCAGGAACGGATGCTCAGCGTGCAGCTGACCTGCAGGCGGCGATTGACGATCCGCATTGTAAGGCTATATTTTGTGCCAGGGGCGGATATGGCAGCATGCGTATTATAAATGCTGTTAACTGGAGTAATATCATAAGTAGCCCTAAATGGCTAATCGGCTTCAGTGATATTTCTGTACTCCTTTTCAGGTTGTATTATCTCGGTATAGAATCCATACACGGAATAATGCCCGGTCTTTTTTCAAAAGATAAGGCGGGAGACTCCGTAGATATGTTGCGAAGGCTACTTTTTTCCGGGCCTGAGCCTATTACAGCCCCTGAGTCTGAGTTCTCCAGACATGGAGAAGCCAGCGGCAGGCTTGTTGGTGGTAATTTGTCAATGATTAGCATTATGGAAGGCACCTCGTTTAATGTCCCTTCCGTTAGTAACATCCTGTTTATAGAGGATCTGGATGAATACCTCTATCATGTAGACAGGATGATGGTGCACCTTAAGCTTAGTGGAGTACTTGAGAGCCTGGCAGGCCTCGTAGTGGGTCAAATGAGTGGTATGAATGATAATCCCATACCCTTTGGCAAACAAGCTTACCAGATTATCCATGAACATGTGAAAGAATACCAATATCCCGTAGGGTATAATTTCAACATCGGGCACGATTATCCAAACCATCCGGTTATCCACGGAGCTAAATGCACCCTGAAGGTGACTAGCGAGGGAAACGCGAAGCTAAGCTTTGATTAA
- the chrA gene encoding chromate efflux transporter has protein sequence MIKRIRYIIFLRDVAIMALTAFGGPQAHIAIFLDRLVTKRAYLTEEELIELNALCQILPGPTSTQTITAIAFRIGGPNLAYLTLIVWILPAVTLMIAAALGLSYLQQEDISIDFTRFIQPIAVGFVAYAAYRISLKIIKTRTALLLMLVAAVASYFFRSPYIFPVLILAGGLVTAFRYKAQPKEAKTKLNIQWANFYLWGGVLISAALLGNIWDFRGVLLFENFYRNGSLIFGGGQVLIPYLFTEFVEFKMFLTSEDFLNGYGMAQAVPGPTFGFSAFIGAMAMEEQGVWAQIGGGLLAAAGIFLPGTFLIFFVIRFWEGLKKYRPVKASLEGIAAVSAGLVLAAALILLKPVSDDIASIIIMLVTMMTLLYTKIPAPFIILAGLLAGLIIP, from the coding sequence TTGATCAAGAGGATACGGTATATCATATTCCTTCGGGACGTAGCCATTATGGCCCTCACAGCATTTGGAGGGCCTCAGGCTCATATTGCCATTTTTCTTGACAGGCTCGTAACTAAACGGGCTTACCTGACCGAGGAGGAACTGATTGAGCTAAACGCGCTGTGTCAGATTCTCCCCGGTCCTACTTCCACGCAGACTATTACAGCTATTGCTTTTCGCATAGGGGGACCGAACCTGGCATATCTGACCCTGATAGTATGGATACTACCAGCTGTAACGCTCATGATAGCTGCTGCCCTCGGGCTATCTTACCTTCAGCAGGAAGATATATCGATAGATTTTACCCGTTTTATTCAGCCTATCGCAGTAGGTTTTGTCGCCTATGCAGCGTACCGTATTTCACTGAAAATCATTAAAACCCGGACTGCCCTCCTACTGATGTTAGTGGCTGCAGTGGCCAGTTATTTTTTTCGTTCACCCTATATCTTCCCGGTACTCATTTTGGCAGGTGGTCTCGTAACGGCTTTTCGGTACAAGGCCCAGCCTAAAGAAGCGAAAACAAAGCTGAACATACAGTGGGCTAATTTCTACTTATGGGGGGGCGTGTTGATAAGCGCCGCCCTACTGGGTAATATCTGGGATTTCAGAGGTGTGTTGCTATTTGAAAACTTTTATAGAAACGGTAGCCTTATTTTTGGAGGCGGACAGGTGCTAATCCCTTATTTATTTACTGAGTTTGTAGAATTTAAAATGTTCCTGACCTCCGAAGACTTCCTGAACGGTTATGGTATGGCCCAGGCAGTGCCAGGGCCTACATTTGGGTTTAGTGCCTTTATAGGAGCTATGGCTATGGAAGAACAGGGGGTATGGGCACAAATTGGCGGAGGACTACTTGCTGCAGCGGGAATATTCCTGCCAGGCACTTTTTTAATCTTCTTTGTAATAAGGTTCTGGGAAGGGTTGAAAAAATACCGACCTGTAAAAGCCTCCCTGGAGGGAATAGCAGCAGTGAGTGCAGGCCTGGTGTTGGCTGCAGCCTTAATTTTACTAAAGCCTGTGTCTGATGACATCGCCAGCATTATCATTATGCTGGTCACCATGATGACACTCCTGTACACAAAAATTCCTGCCCCATTCATTATCCTGGCCGGATTATTAGCGGGGTTAATTATCCCTTAA
- a CDS encoding isopenicillin N synthase family dioxygenase — protein sequence MSQNLYDEIPSLDLKDFTEGNETQREKFVKKLGDAYQNIGFVAIKNHGLSDELVSKLYASIKEFFALPEGVKKKYEKDELAGQRGYTGKMKEHAKGRNTGDLKEFYQVGQEVKDKDPIKSEYPDNIWPDEVPELEPTALEAYRTLENAGKQMLRAIAIHLELEETYFEDKVHNGNSILRAIHYFPIENPEEIPEDAVRAAEHGDINLITLLMGASADGLQVLRRDGKWIPITALPEQIVVNVGDMLSRLTNNKLKSTIHRVVNPPREQMSSSRYSIPFFMHPRSEMDLTCLKGCITEESPKQYDDITAGEFLNQRLAEIGLKK from the coding sequence ATGAGTCAAAATTTGTACGATGAAATTCCTTCGCTGGATTTAAAGGACTTCACCGAAGGTAACGAGACCCAGAGAGAAAAGTTTGTGAAGAAACTGGGCGATGCATATCAGAATATTGGGTTTGTGGCCATCAAAAACCACGGACTAAGCGATGAACTGGTTAGCAAACTATACGCTTCAATAAAAGAGTTTTTTGCTTTACCTGAAGGGGTGAAGAAAAAGTACGAAAAAGATGAGCTTGCCGGACAGCGCGGATATACCGGTAAAATGAAAGAACACGCCAAAGGGCGTAATACGGGTGATCTGAAGGAGTTTTACCAGGTGGGTCAGGAAGTGAAGGATAAAGATCCTATAAAATCAGAATACCCTGATAATATCTGGCCGGATGAAGTGCCTGAGCTTGAGCCCACAGCCCTGGAGGCTTACCGCACACTGGAGAACGCCGGCAAACAAATGCTTCGCGCCATTGCTATTCACCTGGAACTGGAGGAGACTTATTTTGAGGATAAGGTTCACAATGGAAACAGCATTCTCCGGGCGATTCACTACTTCCCAATAGAAAACCCTGAGGAAATACCTGAGGATGCTGTAAGAGCAGCTGAACATGGTGATATTAACCTGATTACGCTTCTGATGGGCGCCAGTGCAGACGGACTACAGGTGCTTCGCCGCGATGGTAAGTGGATACCTATTACTGCCTTACCAGAACAAATTGTGGTAAACGTTGGTGACATGCTTAGCAGGCTTACTAATAATAAGCTGAAGTCAACAATTCACCGCGTGGTAAACCCTCCCAGGGAGCAAATGTCCTCAAGTCGCTATTCGATTCCGTTCTTTATGCATCCTAGATCAGAAATGGACCTTACCTGTTTGAAAGGTTGTATTACGGAAGAGTCTCCTAAACAGTACGATGATATAACTGCCGGAGAGTTTCTGAACCAGCGCCTCGCTGAAATCGGATTAAAGAAGTGA
- a CDS encoding phosphopeptide-binding protein has product MKLTHKLLLGLFSFALFTACENTSNSGQEGEEETMNDSTETMAEDQEQSQLSLTPFTESAELMDAKLEWNEPAGDVAQAGDTQFGFNVTNYELGVPTEGSENIGIAKSDKGQHIHLILNNEPYYAIYEPDWTTDLADDDYVALAFLSRSYHESVKNPDAFVVKHFKVGNADTKDVDLTAPHMFYSRPKGEYTGADTQKVLLDFYLVNTDLSADGNKVRATINGEEFMIDEWQPYLIEGMPMGENTIRLELLDSQGNAVPGPFNDVTRTVTLKEAM; this is encoded by the coding sequence ATGAAACTAACACACAAACTTTTATTAGGTTTATTCTCATTTGCACTTTTTACAGCATGTGAAAATACTTCTAACTCTGGCCAGGAGGGTGAAGAAGAGACAATGAATGACTCTACCGAAACCATGGCAGAGGATCAGGAACAGTCTCAGCTTAGCCTTACTCCCTTTACAGAATCAGCTGAGCTAATGGATGCCAAGCTGGAGTGGAATGAGCCTGCCGGTGATGTGGCACAGGCTGGTGACACGCAATTTGGGTTTAATGTAACAAACTATGAATTGGGTGTTCCTACAGAAGGAAGTGAAAATATTGGTATTGCAAAAAGCGATAAGGGTCAACATATTCACCTGATTTTGAATAACGAGCCATACTATGCAATCTATGAGCCGGACTGGACGACAGACCTGGCTGATGATGATTATGTGGCATTAGCTTTTCTTTCAAGATCTTACCATGAAAGTGTAAAAAACCCGGATGCATTTGTCGTGAAACACTTTAAAGTGGGTAATGCTGACACTAAAGATGTTGATCTTACTGCTCCGCATATGTTCTACAGCCGACCTAAAGGAGAGTACACAGGTGCTGATACGCAGAAAGTATTGCTTGACTTCTATCTGGTAAATACTGACCTGAGTGCTGACGGTAACAAGGTAAGAGCCACTATCAATGGTGAAGAGTTTATGATTGACGAATGGCAGCCTTATCTTATTGAGGGAATGCCTATGGGTGAGAACACTATCAGGCTTGAGCTGCTTGATAGCCAGGGAAATGCAGTGCCAGGTCCTTTCAATGACGTGACACGTACCGTTACGCTAAAAGAAGCTATGTAA
- the recO gene encoding DNA repair protein RecO: MLSKTRGIVLNFIRYKDTSIIVKIYTEAFGLRTYIVNGVRSNRSKASKIAFYQPLTLLDLVVYNQEQREIHRLSETKCSKTLQSIPFEPVKGCMALFITEMLSKVLREEESNKELFSFIYHSVEMLDMLESQYQNFHIQFLLKLAAFLGFGLTSEQEFFGQVHHSPNDALAVEESRVAAHLLKEPFTLPVNCARSVRAHLLELTLDFYKMHVESLGEVKSLPVLREVMR, encoded by the coding sequence ATGCTTTCAAAAACCAGAGGCATTGTGCTTAACTTCATTCGCTATAAAGACACTTCTATTATCGTAAAAATCTATACGGAAGCTTTCGGGTTACGTACATATATCGTAAATGGAGTCCGTAGTAACAGAAGTAAGGCTTCTAAAATAGCCTTTTATCAGCCCCTTACCTTATTAGATCTAGTTGTATACAATCAGGAGCAGCGTGAAATTCATCGCCTTTCTGAAACTAAGTGCTCAAAAACCCTTCAATCTATTCCTTTTGAGCCTGTGAAAGGCTGTATGGCGCTCTTTATAACAGAGATGTTAAGTAAGGTACTGAGAGAGGAGGAGTCAAATAAGGAGTTATTTAGCTTTATATATCATTCCGTTGAGATGCTGGACATGTTAGAGAGTCAATATCAAAACTTTCATATCCAGTTTTTGCTAAAGCTTGCTGCCTTTTTAGGCTTTGGCCTTACGTCTGAGCAGGAGTTTTTCGGACAGGTACATCACTCTCCAAATGATGCCCTGGCTGTGGAAGAAAGCCGGGTAGCTGCACACTTATTAAAAGAGCCCTTTACTCTCCCGGTGAACTGCGCCCGCAGTGTAAGAGCCCACCTGCTTGAGCTAACATTGGATTTTTACAAAATGCATGTTGAAAGCCTGGGGGAGGTTAAAAGCCTGCCTGTCCTCAGAGAGGTTATGAGATAA
- a CDS encoding thymidine kinase — MFIEPNLGNRKQKDGQPIGWIEVICGSMFSGKTEELIRRLNRALIARQKTEIFKPIIDTRYHVENIVSHNENHIRSTPVNFANDILLLSGNSSVVGIDEAQFFDDELVDVCVQLANNGKRVILAGLDMDFAGKPFGPMPELMGIAEYVTKLHAICARCGSLASFSFRLTASKNKVELGETDIYEARCRPCFVQGMKEQQHLDS, encoded by the coding sequence ATGTTTATCGAACCTAATTTAGGCAACAGAAAACAAAAAGACGGGCAGCCAATAGGCTGGATAGAGGTAATATGTGGCAGCATGTTCTCTGGGAAGACAGAGGAGCTGATCCGCAGGCTTAATCGCGCGCTAATAGCCCGCCAGAAAACGGAGATTTTTAAGCCAATTATCGATACGCGTTACCATGTGGAGAACATTGTCTCCCACAATGAAAATCATATCCGTAGCACCCCGGTTAATTTTGCAAATGACATACTCCTGCTCTCAGGAAATTCATCGGTGGTGGGGATAGATGAAGCACAGTTTTTTGATGATGAACTGGTGGATGTATGCGTGCAACTGGCCAACAATGGCAAGCGGGTAATACTGGCAGGGCTGGATATGGACTTTGCCGGAAAGCCTTTTGGCCCTATGCCAGAGCTAATGGGCATCGCCGAATATGTGACTAAACTTCACGCCATATGTGCACGATGTGGCAGCCTGGCATCGTTCTCTTTTCGCCTCACAGCCAGTAAGAATAAAGTGGAACTCGGAGAAACCGATATCTACGAAGCACGGTGCAGGCCCTGTTTTGTGCAAGGGATGAAAGAACAGCAACATTTGGATAGTTGA
- a CDS encoding 2Fe-2S iron-sulfur cluster-binding protein, translating to MPTLEIVNLNGKLVHFREGSKTVLSILHENFIDWMHACGGKGRCTTCKMIVTDGNSSLPPLTPLEQKFADKGRLSDNERMACQCVPKDNLSIRVPEQNKLPHMEYTD from the coding sequence ATGCCTACGCTGGAAATTGTTAATCTGAACGGTAAACTAGTGCATTTTCGTGAGGGATCGAAGACTGTCCTCTCCATCTTACACGAAAACTTTATCGATTGGATGCATGCCTGTGGAGGCAAGGGCAGGTGTACTACCTGCAAAATGATTGTGACGGATGGGAATAGCAGCCTTCCGCCACTCACCCCCCTCGAGCAAAAGTTTGCCGACAAAGGTCGTCTATCTGATAACGAAAGAATGGCCTGCCAGTGTGTTCCGAAAGACAACTTATCTATACGTGTGCCAGAGCAGAATAAACTGCCGCATATGGAGTATACCGACTGA
- a CDS encoding OmpA family protein, with amino-acid sequence MKSPQKQCKKLRKNRSGKKPFISFRFLFGKKPDPSVVKVPYRHTKPREILAEHKEEKREEEKQKALAKKEEIEEKKKNDLIPLDSLPPTISEKHARIRKEVRKRLEEHEEGEPLIIEPLYFITAQDEFAFVDMDPFLLAVEFAMQGRIVLVEGHTDDRGDENYNLQLSMKRVGRIQQLMHDIGVPDERISVIGYGESQPSYDNSTEEGRQKNRRVDFTVF; translated from the coding sequence TTGAAAAGCCCTCAGAAGCAATGTAAGAAATTACGAAAAAACAGATCAGGTAAAAAACCCTTCATCTCATTTCGCTTTCTATTTGGCAAAAAACCTGACCCTTCTGTAGTAAAGGTACCATACAGACATACTAAGCCAAGGGAAATCCTCGCAGAACACAAGGAGGAGAAAAGGGAAGAAGAAAAACAAAAGGCTCTTGCTAAAAAGGAAGAGATAGAAGAAAAGAAAAAAAATGACCTTATTCCACTGGATAGCCTCCCCCCTACTATTTCAGAAAAGCACGCACGTATCCGGAAAGAAGTCCGAAAAAGGCTGGAAGAACACGAAGAGGGGGAGCCTCTTATTATTGAGCCTTTATATTTTATTACCGCACAGGATGAGTTTGCCTTTGTGGACATGGACCCCTTTTTGCTAGCAGTAGAATTTGCTATGCAGGGACGAATCGTGTTGGTAGAAGGCCATACTGATGATCGCGGGGATGAGAATTACAACCTTCAACTAAGTATGAAAAGGGTAGGCCGGATACAGCAGTTAATGCACGATATTGGTGTGCCCGATGAACGTATCTCCGTAATTGGTTATGGTGAAAGCCAACCCTCCTACGATAATTCTACTGAAGAGGGCAGGCAAAAAAACCGGCGTGTTGATTTTACAGTCTTTTAA
- a CDS encoding TSUP family transporter, which yields MEYVIIGIAALLTSLLTFISGFGLGTLLMPVFAVFFPIQTAISLTAVVHFLNNLFKLLLIGRAANRDIVIRFGVPAIAGAAIGAYLLSCLSDAGTLYSYTLGSIKKDVSFLKFLIGALIILFAFLELKPLGFRRSGKVAGPLTVGGLLSGFFGGLSGHQGALRSAFLIKLGLSKEAFIACGIIIATFIDVTRLSIYFSNFDLALLSQNTTYLVVGTLSAFAGAFAGKLLLKKVTLAFVHVFVAAALFLLGFAMMAGLV from the coding sequence ATGGAATACGTCATCATCGGGATAGCAGCCTTACTGACCTCGCTGCTAACCTTTATATCCGGCTTTGGACTGGGCACATTACTTATGCCTGTATTTGCTGTGTTTTTCCCCATCCAAACTGCCATATCACTTACCGCGGTCGTTCACTTTCTGAACAACCTTTTTAAGCTTTTGCTTATCGGCAGAGCCGCCAATCGGGATATCGTCATCCGCTTCGGAGTACCGGCTATTGCCGGCGCCGCAATAGGCGCTTATCTGCTTTCATGCCTGTCAGATGCAGGCACTCTATATTCTTATACGCTGGGAAGCATCAAAAAGGACGTTTCCTTTTTAAAATTTCTCATTGGCGCTTTAATAATTCTTTTCGCCTTTCTTGAATTAAAGCCATTGGGCTTCAGACGTTCAGGAAAGGTAGCCGGCCCACTCACAGTCGGAGGACTACTCTCCGGGTTCTTTGGTGGGTTATCGGGACATCAGGGTGCTTTACGAAGCGCTTTTTTAATTAAACTTGGCCTTTCAAAAGAAGCCTTTATAGCCTGCGGTATCATCATTGCGACTTTTATAGATGTTACACGCCTAAGCATATATTTCAGTAACTTCGACTTGGCTTTACTTAGCCAAAACACGACATATCTGGTTGTAGGAACACTTTCTGCATTTGCCGGTGCCTTTGCAGGAAAACTGCTTCTCAAGAAGGTCACATTGGCTTTTGTTCATGTATTTGTTGCCGCTGCCTTATTTCTGCTGGGCTTCGCAATGATGGCTGGATTAGTATAG
- a CDS encoding NYN domain-containing protein has translation MIADISSRLTKIAIFYDGNFFSTVNNYYRFSHPVKRNFNFQGFAEYVKERVAAKENVDPEFTQVIESHWFRGKFTMSQMKDYHEDEDKLLKALTSEKYIDDSLMYANIIQHVFPMRVDRYGNAEEKGIDVWFALEAFELALLKKFDVLALVASDTDYIPLIRKLNGLGTRVALVSWDIQETSTTTSQVLINECTHYLPMHQEIDHRYGSRKEEERTSIAKIFAG, from the coding sequence ATGATTGCCGACATTTCGAGCCGATTGACCAAGATTGCCATCTTCTATGATGGGAATTTTTTCTCAACCGTTAACAATTACTACAGGTTTTCGCATCCAGTCAAGCGGAATTTCAATTTCCAGGGCTTTGCAGAATATGTGAAGGAGCGCGTAGCCGCCAAAGAAAATGTAGACCCGGAGTTTACTCAGGTGATAGAGTCGCACTGGTTCAGGGGTAAATTTACCATGAGTCAGATGAAAGACTACCACGAGGACGAGGATAAGCTGCTAAAAGCGCTTACTTCAGAAAAGTATATCGATGATTCACTCATGTATGCTAATATAATTCAGCATGTATTTCCTATGCGGGTGGATCGTTATGGTAATGCAGAAGAAAAGGGCATTGATGTATGGTTTGCACTGGAGGCATTTGAGCTTGCCTTGTTGAAGAAATTCGACGTGCTGGCTCTGGTTGCCAGTGACACTGATTATATTCCTCTTATCAGAAAGCTTAATGGTCTTGGTACACGCGTAGCGCTGGTAAGCTGGGACATTCAGGAGACTTCTACCACCACCAGCCAAGTGCTCATAAATGAGTGTACTCACTACCTGCCGATGCACCAGGAAATAGACCATCGCTACGGCAGCCGAAAGGAAGAAGAGCGTACAAGTATTGCAAAGATATTTGCCGGATAA
- the era gene encoding GTPase Era — translation MPDKNPHKAGFVSIIGKPNVGKSTLMNVLVGERLSIITSKAQTTRHRIMGIISSDDFQIVYSDTPGIIKPKYELQSSMMHFVNTSLEDADVILFVTDLYEQFDEEDVIKRLKDVEVPILLIINKIDLAKNDTVLQEKITYWKQHVNPQEIIPISALQGLNTPRVFEAILENMPEHPAYYPKTEMTDRPERFFAAEIIREKIFMNYKKEVPYSTEVAVIEFKEDESIIRIRAEIFVERHTQKGIIIGKGGEMLKKVGTQARKDMEDFFGKQVFLEQHVKVESDWRKRTSQLNRFGYRG, via the coding sequence ATGCCAGATAAAAATCCACATAAAGCCGGGTTTGTCAGTATTATAGGCAAACCGAACGTTGGTAAAAGCACGCTTATGAATGTACTCGTAGGTGAGCGCCTGTCTATTATTACCAGCAAAGCACAGACCACCCGCCACCGTATCATGGGGATTATCAGCTCAGATGATTTCCAGATAGTCTATTCGGACACACCCGGCATTATTAAACCCAAATATGAGCTGCAAAGCTCGATGATGCACTTCGTCAATACCAGTCTTGAGGATGCTGATGTCATTCTTTTTGTAACGGACCTCTATGAGCAGTTTGATGAGGAAGACGTCATTAAAAGACTGAAGGATGTGGAAGTACCCATCCTGCTAATTATCAATAAAATTGACCTTGCCAAGAATGACACCGTGCTGCAGGAAAAAATCACCTATTGGAAGCAGCATGTAAATCCGCAGGAAATAATTCCCATATCTGCTCTCCAGGGACTGAATACACCCAGGGTATTTGAGGCTATCCTTGAGAACATGCCAGAGCATCCGGCCTATTACCCAAAAACGGAAATGACTGATCGGCCTGAGAGGTTCTTTGCTGCCGAGATTATTCGGGAAAAGATATTCATGAACTATAAGAAAGAAGTCCCCTACAGTACTGAGGTGGCCGTGATTGAGTTCAAGGAAGATGAGAGCATCATCCGTATCCGCGCCGAAATTTTTGTAGAACGGCATACTCAAAAAGGTATCATCATAGGTAAGGGAGGGGAAATGCTCAAAAAGGTCGGTACCCAGGCCAGAAAGGACATGGAAGACTTCTTCGGAAAGCAGGTTTTCCTTGAGCAACATGTAAAAGTGGAGTCAGATTGGCGAAAAAGAACCAGTCAGCTCAATCGTTTTGGATATAGAGGCTGA